The genomic window tgaaatattgagaaatgtggaaaataatcATAGCACAGCACTCCGTTTGGTGCAAGGAGTTATGTTATTAAATTAAGCCTGGATCTTATTGTGTGGGATTAACAATATTAAAAGAGGTATACCAAGCATTCTTATCAGTAGTAAACGCCACCTCTAAAGAATAGGCAGAAGTGCATTTTTAATGCACAGAATTGGACGTCTTTATGTCTGACTGGGGTCAAGAACATTGGGGCAGTTGCATAGCAAGGTACTATTTATGCTAATGTTTGTCCAGAAAACATTCCAGATGACAGGTTGCTGGGGAAGGGACTTTCATTATAACAGAAATCAAAAACTTGGAGTCTTTCCTTTAAACAATCTGTGTAATCAGAAGTAGAAGAATGAGTTATTAAACTATAAAAAGCTGAAATAGTTTGGTTTCACTTAAATATTTGATGAGCACCATTTGAGCTAGGCACTATATTAGCTGCAAGGAACATATATATTGGTGAGCAAGTGTAAGGGTGCCAATTACAGAGCTAGATACTCTGGGAAAGGGAATGGAAAGATTGCTTCACCTCTACCCTGTGTTGCCAAGTCTGTTCCAGACCTGGAACTCAAGCTGTACTTTGGTCCAGTTTTTTTTCTAGTATCTGAAAATATTCCTCACAGAGAATGCTCCTTCCTGAACTGCTGAGGAATATGTCTCCCCTTTTTATTAGATTAGCAATGTGGTTGCCACTCACAGTCATCATGCATACTTTTAGGATATAAGCTATGAAGTGGGGACTCTTACTGGCATGACATAGTAATAATAGGCTTGCAGTATTTTGTTGTTCTGTATGACTCATCCAGATGagttattttgtgaaaatattaacatttttatagttgTTTAATTCAACCTCCACCAAATTTAATTCATGCTAAACCTTCAGTTGAGTAATATAACTATATAGGACATTGgacaaagcattttttaattgtataattatagcTGTAGAGCATATAAAATGCTTTCATGCAGTGCCTAGgggatttttcatttttgtgtaccTCTCTCAGTCAGGGATCCTTAAACCCTTCAGAAACAGGTGCCAGAACAGGTTGCTAAATAAATAAGGACCTGGGGTTGAGCATTGTCTTTTATATGCCCCAGGGCTGTTCCCAACTTTTTCTCTCACTTCTGTTATTTTCAGCTGGAGCCAGGAGGTACCTGGGAACAACCCCCCTCtcattcctccttcctttcctagcATTGGAGCTCTTATCATATGTATGAAAGATACCTGTGCAGTGAACAGTATCTTCACTGAAAGATGTCCCCACACTTAGTACCATGTTTACATTGACAAGGCAACTTCTAAATTCCTTGAAGCATGTCATTATATACATAGGCCTGAAATGTTTGGGTTATTTGTAGCCTTGatcaagaaataggaaaatggggccgggcgcggtggctcacgcctgtaatcccagctctctgggaggccgaggtgggcggatcatttgagctcaggagttcgagaccagcctgagcaagagcgagaccccatctctactaaaaatagaaagaaattatatggacagctaaaaatatatatagaaaaaattagccgggcatggtggtgcatgcctgtagtcccagctactcgggaggctgagacaggaggatcgcttgagcccaggagtttgaggttgctgtgagctaggctgatgccacggcactcactctagcctgggcaacagagtgagactctgtctcaaaaaaaaaaaaaaaaaaaaaaaaaaaaaaagaaataggaaaatgtctGAAAAGAGAGTTCTTTAAAAAAGAGGGCAAAGAGCAGGAAGTGTGGTGATATGATTGCATGGAGACTTCTTCATCCTCCTGGGGAATACAAAAAATAAGTTCAAGATTTCTTCGATCATTTGACGAAAAGAACTGCCATAATGACTCTTGAgtggcaggggaaaaaaaaaaaaaaaaaggaggaagaagaagccTTCGTTGCTTGATCTTCCTGATTCTCCAGGTAAAACTTGTAAAATACTTTTGGACCACAGAAAAAATGTGAAAGCTAGGGACTTACTGGGTAGTGTAACCAGTATGAACCTCCTCAAAAAGAGCTTTTACCTCTTCAGACCATGTCCTCCAATTGCCCTGTTCTTTCTtacctcagccacctgagtattTAAATAAGAACTCACATCTCCCTTAATAAgaccatttattttcattaaaaagtactATCAAAACCATTTGCTTAATGCCCtaaattgtgtatatgtattaagCATCAAAGTTGCGTTAGAAGATGTTCAGTATGAATGTATATTTCTGTAATATGAGGATGATAGTATCAGTGGACTATCTCAGAGATTACTGGACAATGACTTCTTGGCACATAAAGTGAACTTCAAGTCACTCCTCATCACTACGCGCTTTCTCTTCTGCTGCCCTCTAGCATTTATTAGGCTTTCCAGCAGAAAGGCCACAGATGAAGTAGTACACCACCTCCTGTCTCTCCCAGGGACTTGACTTTTGGCATTCATTTCACACACCCATCTGGAACTTCACTTCTGGAAGCTTTGTGAACATGAAAATGGCCCTTTCTCCAAGAAAGATTAGAGACCCACAGAGTATTGTGTTATAATTTTGAATTGAATAGTATCAGTAATAtagcatttatgaaaataaacttgGCCCATGTACCCTGGACTTAAGTCAAACAGATGGTTTCTTGATAACTTTAGACGTTTTTAGCATTTTAGACATTTCTTTTAAGTTcccatttagttatttttctgttttgttttttactggtATCTTCACTAAAATTCTGCCTTTATTCAAGGCAGGAAGATTAGGGGATAAAGGGAAAAGGTGTTAATGATTAGAAAGGCTGCGATTTATAAATAGGAGAAGTCAGTAcatattttgaatgttaaattagaatttgttttttttttgaaacagagtcttgctttgtcaccatgggtagagtgcagtgatatcatcatagctcactgcaacctcaaactcctgggctcaagcagtcctcctgtctcagcctcccgagtagctgggactacaagcacacgccatgaagcctggctaatttttctttctttttttttttttcagtagagacagagtcttgctcttgctcaggctggtcttgaacttctgagcccaagcaatcctcctgcctttgtctcccagagtgctaggattacaggcatgagccaccgtgcctggcttcttttcttttttgaaaaatctttttcttcccctaatcctaactgtgTTTGAAAGCTATTTGCAAATTTGAAGTAGAAGTTCAAGAATGTAAAATTCGttgtggtaatttttttatatgttagaGCCTCTCATATGTGTTAAGGAAAAAGCCACAGAAGTAGTAGTATTTATTGGTTTTGTCAAAGCATAGTTTAATAGAAAACATGTGTTTGACTCTTGGCTtcataattatacttttaaaaaatttgaacttGTTGAACCTATATGTGATAATTTTAGTAAGCTTTATTTAGAttactgtttaaaattttcttttcaaagcaaagagaaatgaCTCAAAGGGACATTTTCTTCCTGTGTAACTTAATTCTAGAGAAGAGGCCACATGGTGGAGAACATGGCTagctttttaatatgattttgacTCCCCCTCTGTGTAACTGAGTGTGGGAGTTTAATGTATTCTTCAGTGTTTTAAGTCTTTTCCTGTTGGATAGTTGCTTCTTCTATAAGAATTGCAGTGATAATATGGTGATACAGTAAATAAGGACTAGGAACAgaatatctttttcaaaaaagtaaaattatagtgTAGATACAAATGGTGGTTTGACTCCATTCTAGGtaattaaagtttcttttttttctgtttttgagaatAGGTCATAGCAAATGACAGAAGTCCCTTGGTGGGTAAAATTCACTGGGAGAAAATGGTAAAAAAGGTGTCAAGATTTGGAATACGTACGGGCACATTTAACTGTTCCAGTGATCCCAGGTAAGTTCATTAGGCAAATCTTACAATTTTGAGTCCCGGGACCAGGATCTTTCTTGTTTCAGAAAGATAATGTATTAGAAGCCTGCTTGAACTGAAAGCTAATTATAATGGTTAGCACATTGTTGGTTACATAGGTACTTGATTAATAGTTTTTGATaaactgttattttctttctctctgagatcattctctgtctttctgtctctgtctttctctatctctctctctcttctgtgttCTTTCTATCGAATATATGTCTTAAGGCTGTATCTTCAGtcctttttgtttcaattttctttttcaaagacaCCTCAGCACATTGATGGCTTTAGGTGACCTGTGCTGATCGAAATCATCTTCTATCATTCTGACCTCTAGTTtacatttctttcctcatttccatAGATATGTTCTTTTCCCTAAAACCTAGTGTCCAAAATCAGATTCATCCTCTTATTCTTTAATCAACCATGTGCCCTTTCtacctttcctttttctgtcctttactgtttttttctttccattttctcagaTAAGAATCCTTGGAGgcgtttttggtttttgttatctcCAGTATTCAGTCTgtcatattattttgaattttcttattccgttatttcttctttgaaatgttttttttcccatttctagtGCCACCAAGTTATAacttacattcattcatttaattatccatttgatgaatatttaacACAAAATTAGCATGTACcacatgttttgttttgtgcaGAGGAGGAAGCATATGATATGTATGTAGACAACTCCACAATATTAGGTAGTTTCTCATGCAGGTAGACATGCCTGACTTACCTATGTCAGATTCTAACTGAaagatctttttttccctcacagATGATTACAATACCAGAACAAATGATAATgctgatattttgattttttttagataattttaaaagtcagtattAGTATCACtaccttattaaaaaatattcagaattcattttctaaaaatcagtatagctaaataatacatttcaaaCATGGAAGTTTATaaacatattagaaaatatgaaataaaaacaaatttttaaaaatataaaggttaAGCACATATTAAAATCTAATATAAGTTGTtagataaaattaataacaaattcagaaatagaggccaggtgcgatggctcacacctgtaatcccagtgctttggaaggccaaggtaagaggatcacttgagtccaggagtttgaacccagcctgggcaatgtagtgagactatgtctctacaaaaaaattaaaaaaaacaaattagccaggcatggtggtgtgtgcctgtagtcctagctactcaagaggccaagatgagaggatcgcttgagcctaggagtttgacgctgcagtgagctatgatcttgtcgctgcactccagcctgggtgacagagtgagacctcatctctaaaacagaaaaaaaaaaagaaagaaagaaaaagaaagagtaggagtttttttttttttttttttttttttttttgtgtgtgtatcttaTAAAACAAAGTACATCAGAAGTGTCATAATTCAGTCCAGTGAATTTGGGTGTAAATTTTTCtagcttttcttttgaaaagctctttctgattttttttttttttttgaaacagagtcttgctctgttgtcagggctagagtgccatggtgtcagcctagctcacagcaacctcaaactcctgggctcaaacaatcctcctgcctcagcctcccaagtacctgggaccacagacatgtgccaccatgcctggctaattttttttttttctattttagttgcccagctaatttctttctatttttagtagagatggggtctcactcttgctcaggctggtctcgaactcctgacctcaagtgatcctcccacctcagcctccccgagtgctaggattacaagcatgagccaccacgcccccgCCTCTTTCTGATTCTATATTAGCTGAGGAATAGGGAAGAGATATATAAAAGCTACATCCAGATATTTTCCTCTAAATCCTTCATCTTCAAATAATCCTTCTTATTTGTTGATTGAAGAGATCTTTTTTGAGtaactttttgctttttggttGATTGCAgctataattttttgttattaaaaatcacatattggccgggcgtggtggctcacacctgtaatcctagcacgctgggaggccgaggcgggtggatcgctcgaggtcaggagttcaagaccagcctgagcaagagtgagaccccgtctctactaaaaatagaaagaaattatatggacaactaaaatatatatatacaaaaaattagccgggcatggtggcgcatgcctgtagtcccagctactcgggaggctgaggcagtaggatcggttaagcccaggagtttgaggttgctgtgagctagactgacgccacggcactcactctagcccgggcaacagagtgagactctgtctcaaaaaaaaaaaatcacatatatactTCCTCTTAAGTTTCATCACAAAGATGATTTTGATGCCCAGTGACTTGTATAAGTTTCGATATTGTGTTGTCTCCTCATTTGGAAAGTCTTCCAACTGGAATAAGAACTGTTCTTGACATAGAAGCTGTACTTAGTCGGGGTCAATTTTTTTCTATGGAGATATAGAACAACAAAATACAGAGATACAGAAAAGAATGTTCAGAATTTCAATGCAGGTTGTAAGTGGGCAGAAAATGGTGTTATTCAGGAAGTGTTTTAATCACATACTGAATAATTGAGTCGTCATCTTGGTTTCAGATTTGTAAAAATCTCAAAACTCTGTATTCCACTGTCTGTGCTGCTTTCTTTGACTGTAGTGCCTTCTCTGTGTGGCCTCTGGGGCAGACTCATTCAATATGCTGGTCCCATTGTATAACTGTACTTTTCTGATCTGTTCAGCTCCTGTCTTAGTCTGGTTTTTGTTGCTATAGAAGActacctgaggctggataatttataaagaaaagaagtttatttagctcacagttctgcggGTTGTACAAGAAGCATGAGGCTGGCATGTGCTTGGCTTCTGGTGAAGGATTTTTTGCTGCCAAAACATGGCAGAGGTCAAAAGGGAAGTGGGTGTGTGCAAAGAGGGACCAAACCCAAGGGCttctggctttataacaacctaCTCTCTTGGGAACTAATCCTTTCCCATGAGAACTAATCCAAGTCTTTTGAGAGCTAGAACTTACTTGCTACCTCAAGAGCAGCACCAAGCCTTTCATGAGATATCCACccccatgatccaaacacctccactaggccccacctcccaataccgcCACACTGGGgttcaaatttcaacatgagatttagtggggacaaacaaaccatatccaaaccatagtaGCTTTCCTGAGAACATTCAGGACCATGGCTTCTGGGCAGCTTCTCACCCTGTCCAGTTGtagcagttttaatttctttctccgtATACTCAGCAGGGGTAGTCTTGCCTGACTCTACCTCCTCTCATTCCCCAACCAAGAGATCTGTTTCAAAGGGCTTTTCCTGTCAGGTCCACGCTCTgttctttttttggagaaagtAGATGAGGTggcatttatgtgtgtatatgaggGCAGGGGATATAGGGGGTAATAAAGAGAAGAAGGGCAACATGGGAATTGCAGGAGCTGAGTGATAAACAGGAAAGCTTATGGTGAGAGTGTCAGGGATGAGGGGCCTGTGGAATaagcagggaaggagaagggaaagggaatGGGGAATTGGAAAGAGAGCCAGGAAAGCCAAGGAGACCAATGACCTTGTCTGAAGAAATGGCATATAGAAACAGAAATAccaagctttctttttaaatatagcatGCCACATCAGAAACTAGAATACCAAAACTCATTAGCCATATTTCCTATCATTTTTAGTCTTTAAATTCTCTAAGAGATCTCAAAAGTCTCTAAGAGAGCCCAAAAGATTTACTTTAAGAACTAGAGGATATTTTTCATGGTATTGTCATTGAATTTATTTAgacctttaaaaagtttttttttgaaTTGGCAATAAAAAAGTGTTTATATTGATATAAGGTGATACACTATTATTCTTAAAAAACAGTATGTACAttagttttcatttatgtttagTGGTAGAGTTTTAAAACTAATATGGTATactatatttatgtttttgatttctttagaCCAGTATTTAGAAACTATGTATTAGTAGCCTGATGTTTCATAAGTATTAGAGATTTTTTCCAGGTATGAAAAACATTTGATTTGAAAGATATATGATGAcgtttggaattttcttttcttgggtACTCTTAAATTCTATCCAGAATGATAAATCTTAAACTGTCACTTATCTCTGAACTGAAAAGAAACCACACaatatatttgtttccttttttttttttttttttttttgagacagagtgtcgctttgttgccctggctagagtgagtgccgtggcgttagcctagctcacagcaacctcaaactcctgggcttaagcgatcctcctgcctcagcctcccgagtagctgggactacagccatgcgccaccatgcccggctaattttttctatatatattttagttggccagataatttctttctatttttagtagagacggggtctcactcttgctcaggctggtctcgaactcctgacctcgagcgatccacccacctcggcctcccagagtgctaggattacctgcttgagccaccgtgcccagccatgtTTCCTTACATAAAGAAATGTATACACTTAGATCTTGTCATTTTTACAGAGTAAGGTTTTCTGTCAGATTATGACACAAATCAGAAGCCAAGGTAGTTATAGGAAGATAAAAAGAATAGCCAAGAGTAGAAATGTGTCATAACAGATGTCATATGCAATTAAAACATTAAAGCTAATTAAAGATATTTAAGATGTAAATAAGATAATTATCCACATGCATTTGACTTGTTGCTTTTTTTGGAGAGGGTAAAAATAGAATTCAcattaatgaattattattttgcaTTGCATAGAAGATATTTTGTAGGAATATATACTTTTCAAGCCATTTCAGTTAAAGCAGTATTGATATTAATGGAATCTATCTTGCTGGGGAAGTGAATCAACTCAACAAGAAGCTAAGAGTCATGGTCGGTGATTCTGAGTCACCCAGATAGTTTTCCAGAGTCATTACTAACCTTGTTTTTAAGATATAACATGTTGTCTTCATTTATCTAAAACTATATCACAAAATTTCTGAGATAAAATTAGttatattatcattataaaaCCATATGCTACTGTATGTcaacttttttctctcttaatatcTGATCATATGatgcttatttaataaaataataatccatGGTAAGCATAATACCTATGATTTTGTGTCAATACTCTGAGtagcaaaataagaaatagaacatttattataattcatttacAAACCTGTACGGAACAAAATGTATCCGTGTggtgaattttctgtttttacaacTTCATTGAGGTAaattttacatatcataaaattccaCATGGTCGGTTTATGgggaaaatacttgaaaaaaaaggaaaatgttttcacTTAAAATCTCTCCACTGTGATACAATAGATGCTTTCatcatttcctttcatttgttgTCTAGTTTTTTAGGGGGAGATTGGATATCACAAATCACAGAGCAAGAAGCTCTCTATTTCCAAAAGGAATAGAGTTATGACCCTGCTGGATAAATCTaaacaaatgatttaattttagttaaattcTCCTATATTTACTCTGCTATAAAGTAGGGACAATTCTTAGACTGAATCTCTTAATCTAAAcactttctctctttgtttcctcTGCATTAAATTTCAGTTGCTCTTTTCTAGATTAGCTTTTGTGTAGACTACTTTGTAACAGTGCCTGTGTGCATCAGGCATTGTGGTAGGTGCCTGAGTTAATAAACGGGTGTGCATGACCGCTACCCTCAAGGAGCTTGCACCAAATCAGGGATTCGGCAGAGTGTAGGataatctattttcttctcttttttctgccCATCTGAATTTTAACCATCCTTCGAGACCTAGTTCAATTCCCAAACCTTTCGTAAAATCTTTACCAGCTCAAATTCCCAatgatatttcctttctttgaattttctttgcATTAACATATATGGGTTTTTACTCTGTTTTGTCTCTTTAATAGGATTTTAAATTCCTTGTAAGCAGAAATTATTTGCATATTATCTTTTGGATCTTAGCACACAATGCAGTAGTAGGTACATAAGAGATGCTGAAGTATTTGCTGATTCCTTTGACTCAAAGACTTTTCATGAtacactttgtttaaaaaaaaaagaaaagaaacatagaaaTGTGGAACAAAGTGTAAAAACCTTGCCTTTCCCCTTGCACAACTGTCATGTATTGGTACTACTTTTTGATTATTTGGAGGTTATTTGGTTTGGGGAAGAGGTGTTAAAGAAATTTACAAGAGGAAGATAAATTGTTTGCACAACACCCTAGCTATTTACTCACAGTTTATTCTCTTGTAGATACTGCAGGAGAAGAGGCTGGGTACGATCCACACTCATTATGTCAGTTCCACAAACAACTACTTCTAAAGGAAAAGTCATGCTTAAAGAATACAGTGGACGCAAGGTTGAAGTAGagcacatttttaaatggataactgctcatgcagcttctcggatcaaaACCATTTATAATGCTGAGCATTTGAAAGAAGAGTGGAATAAAAGTGATCAGTATTGGGTAAAAATATACCTATTTGCAAACCTTGACCAACCCCCAGCTTTCTTCTCTGCACTAAGTATAAAGTTTACTGGAAgagttgagtttatttttgtaaatgtggAAAACTGGGACAACAAGAGTTATATGACAGATATTGGTGTATATAACATGCCATCATACATACTTAGAACTCCTGAAGGaatttacagatatggaaaccaCACAGGCGAATTTATATCCCTTCAGGCCCTGGATTCATTTTTACGCTCCTTACAACCTGAAGTAAATGATCTCTTTGTTTTGAGCTTGGTTCTAGTAAATCTTATGGCTTGGATGGACTTATTTATTACACAGGGAGCTACCATAAAACGATTTGTGGTTCTCATAAGCACTTTAGGGACGTATAATTCTCTATTAATTATTTCCTGGCTCCCTGTGTTGGGCTTTTTACAGCTCCCTTACTTAGATAGCTTTTATGAATACAGCTTAAAGTTACTGAGATACTCCAATACAACCACACTGGCTTCGTGGGTAAGGGCAGACTGGATGTTTTATTCTTCACACCCAGCCCTGTTTCTCAGTACATACCTTGGACATGGTTTACTAATTGATTACTTTGAGAAAAAGAGACGACGCAACAACAACAATGATGAAGTCAATGCCAATAACTTAGAATGGTTATCAAGTCTGTGGGACTGGTACACCAGCTACCTCTTCCACCCAATTGCTTCTTTTCAGAACTTTCCTGTAGAATCTGATTGGGACGAAGACCCTGACTTGTTCTTGGAGCGGTTAGCTTTCCCTGACCTTTGGCTTCACCCTCTGATACCAActgattatataaaaaatttaccaATGTGGCGATTTAAATGTCTTGGAGTCCAGTCTGAAGAGGAAATGTCGGAGGGTTCTCAAGATATTGAAAATGATTCAGACAGTGAGAACACAGACACTTTTAGCAGTGAGAAGGAAGCATTTGAAGATAAACAAAGTATATTTCACAATTCTCCGGGAAAAGCAAGTCTCTGTGATGATGAGGCTTGTTCATGTGCCAATAAGTATTGTCAGACCAGCCCATATGAAAGGAAGGGGAGGTCATATGGATCATATAACACTAATGAAGACATGGAACCTGATTGGTTAACTTGGCCTGCTGACATGCTGCACTGTACTGAATGTGTTGTTTGCCTAGAGAATTTTGAAAATGGATGTTTGTTAATGGGATTGCCTTGTGGTCATGTGTTTCATCAGAATTGTATTGTGATGTGGTTGGCTGGGGGCCGACACTGTTGCCCTGTTTGCCGGTGGCCTTCTTATAAAAAAAAGCAGCCATATGCACAACACCAGCCCTTGTCAAATGACGTCCCATCTTAACCATGTGCAATTTGTCCTTTATAAGCTTTGAGTATCTTACAGCTTGCCTTTTTAATGTTAGTCACAATGTTTTTGTGGTTTGAAGTTTAGTTTAATGTTAGTGCAGTGACAGGAAATACACATTATGCTAATGTTGATGACAGAATTTATTTGGTTGCCTTGTGTGTCAATTGAATGCATACTTaattgtaaaaatttttatttacaacaTTGGAAATTCAGAAGTTAATGTTTTTTGTAAGCACAAAAGGAGTATGATAGAAATTTATCCTAGTAAGACTTTACAAAGTAGGATCAAATTCTGATGGAATTGAGCCGGTTTCTTATCCTAAACGTTTCCTCCCTTTTTACAATCTTTGTCCAGCACCTATTGGTTAAATAATGTATGCTCTGAGACATGAAATTAAAACAGaactatgaaataaattattttaaaaccagaagATTACAGGTTTTCCAATgttaaattgtttttgaaaaagtGGTTGAGTGCCATAGGTGTTTTGCtggtttgttaatttcacaggtAAGTCAAACATGATTCTTGACTCAcgtagagggggaaaaaagacagaaattatgtTGCTGGCATTGGCTACAGGTGACATTAATTCACCTTTTATCTTGATTAACTTTGATGGGAAAGAATTTCATGGTGggcttttttaaagtattaaataatttattagtaTTTAGTACATTCATCTAAATAAAATCAACTATAGCATATTAGCTACACACAGATTGTTTCTcctgactttttattttgaaaattttctagactacagaaaagttgtaagaatggtaaatgaacatccatttctctgttttatctcctctgtgtgtatatttattttttctttctcttattttttttgcTGATCCTTTTGAAAATTACTTTCAGTCATCATGATGCTTCACTCCTAAATATATTACCACATATTTCCTAAGAACCAGGACATTCTTTTACATAACCATTATATCATTATCACAcccaagaaatttaacattgctTCAGTAATATCTAATAATATAATCCCTATTCCCCGATTGCACCTGAAATAtcctttatatctttattttttgttgttttgttttgtttttattgtgaaatcaGACAAGGTTCATGCATTGGTTTTTGTCGCTCTACGTTCATTCTAGAGAAATTCCCCTTTTCTGATACTAAAATTTTTAAGGAGTACAAGCCAGTTGACTTACAGAATTCTCCACATTCTTGATTTGTCTGAGTGTTTCTTTCATGATtagatttaaattaaagaatattgCCTAGAATGATATGTACTTCCCATTCTTATGACATCGAAAGGCACATGACATCAGATGTCAGTTCGTCCCATTGTTGGTGATACTAAATTGGGTGAAAGTGATACATGCTTTATGTTTCTATTGTAAGATACTTTTTCACTTTGAGAAGGAACCTGTGAGACCAGGTGAATATGCTGTTCCTCCATAACCTTTAACACAATGGTTTTAACATCTGTTAATGATTCTTTGCTTCAAACAAACATTAAATAGGAATTGCAACATAGGgattttctaattccatcattcaTCTACATTTTTTAGCTGGCATTTTTTTTGTGAACAAgagctttccatttttctttaacacTTTGAATATTACTGTggactcagattttttttttata from Eulemur rufifrons isolate Redbay chromosome 19, OSU_ERuf_1, whole genome shotgun sequence includes these protein-coding regions:
- the RNF103 gene encoding E3 ubiquitin-protein ligase RNF103 codes for the protein MWLKLFFLLLYFLVLFVLARFFEAVVWYETGIFATQLVDPVALSFKKLKTILECRGLGYSGLPEKKDVRELVEKSGDLMEGELYSALKEEEASESVSSTNFSGEMHFYELVEDTKDGIWLIQVIANDRSPLVGKIHWEKMVKKVSRFGIRTGTFNCSSDPRYCRRRGWVRSTLIMSVPQTTTSKGKVMLKEYSGRKVEVEHIFKWITAHAASRIKTIYNAEHLKEEWNKSDQYWVKIYLFANLDQPPAFFSALSIKFTGRVEFIFVNVENWDNKSYMTDIGVYNMPSYILRTPEGIYRYGNHTGEFISLQALDSFLRSLQPEVNDLFVLSLVLVNLMAWMDLFITQGATIKRFVVLISTLGTYNSLLIISWLPVLGFLQLPYLDSFYEYSLKLLRYSNTTTLASWVRADWMFYSSHPALFLSTYLGHGLLIDYFEKKRRRNNNNDEVNANNLEWLSSLWDWYTSYLFHPIASFQNFPVESDWDEDPDLFLERLAFPDLWLHPLIPTDYIKNLPMWRFKCLGVQSEEEMSEGSQDIENDSDSENTDTFSSEKEAFEDKQSIFHNSPGKASLCDDEACSCANKYCQTSPYERKGRSYGSYNTNEDMEPDWLTWPADMLHCTECVVCLENFENGCLLMGLPCGHVFHQNCIVMWLAGGRHCCPVCRWPSYKKKQPYAQHQPLSNDVPS